One Paracidovorax avenae ATCC 19860 genomic region harbors:
- a CDS encoding 1-phosphofructokinase family hexose kinase: MADHATPRVFTVTLNPAIDHTVRVQALVPGNVHRALGQQVEAGGKGVGVAAVLAALGVPVTATGWLGADNDAVFVAAFAARGIADGMLRLPGATRTNIKIADAARGDSTDINLPGLALEPAALARAEAGLVASLCAQVQAGDWCELAGSLPPGADAAVWERIARAVAARGARIAIDTGGAVLRQLLQALADPARGAVVPVDFIKPNRAELEELAGRELPTPADVAEAARMLCRAHGVRQLAVSLGGDGAVIATAEGCWQAAAARVPVATTVGAGDALVAGSLAALSQGRAMPAAAIFGMACAAARIQRIAPGLPPRAEVDALAASIQATPL, encoded by the coding sequence ATGGCTGATCACGCAACGCCCCGGGTCTTCACGGTCACCCTCAACCCGGCCATCGACCACACCGTGCGCGTGCAGGCGCTCGTGCCCGGCAACGTGCACCGCGCGCTCGGTCAGCAGGTGGAAGCCGGCGGCAAGGGCGTGGGCGTGGCGGCCGTGCTCGCGGCGCTGGGCGTGCCGGTGACGGCCACCGGCTGGCTGGGCGCGGACAACGACGCGGTGTTCGTGGCCGCCTTCGCCGCACGCGGCATCGCGGACGGCATGCTGCGCCTGCCGGGCGCCACGCGAACGAACATCAAGATCGCCGACGCCGCGCGCGGCGACTCCACCGACATCAACCTGCCCGGCCTGGCCCTGGAGCCCGCGGCCCTCGCGCGCGCCGAGGCCGGCCTGGTTGCCTCGCTGTGTGCCCAGGTGCAGGCCGGCGACTGGTGCGAACTGGCCGGCAGCCTGCCGCCCGGCGCGGATGCCGCCGTGTGGGAGCGCATCGCCCGCGCCGTGGCCGCGCGCGGAGCGCGCATCGCCATCGACACGGGCGGCGCGGTCCTGCGGCAGCTGCTGCAGGCGCTGGCCGATCCGGCGCGCGGCGCCGTGGTGCCCGTGGACTTCATCAAGCCCAACCGGGCGGAACTGGAAGAACTGGCCGGCCGCGAACTGCCCACGCCTGCCGACGTGGCGGAGGCCGCGCGCATGCTGTGCCGCGCGCACGGGGTGCGGCAGCTGGCCGTGTCCCTCGGCGGCGACGGTGCGGTGATCGCCACGGCCGAAGGCTGCTGGCAGGCCGCGGCCGCCCGCGTGCCCGTGGCCACCACGGTGGGCGCGGGCGACGCGCTGGTGGCGGGCTCGCTCGCTGCACTGTCGCAGGGGCGGGCCATGCCCGCTGCCGCGATCTTCGGCATGGCCTGCGCGGCCGCCCGCATCCAGCGCATCGCGCCGGGACTGCCGCCGCGCGCCGAGGTGGACGCCCTGGCCGCATCCATCCAGGCCACGCCGCTCTAA